Within Saccharomonospora cyanea NA-134, the genomic segment CCGATGACGGCGACGTCGTAGTCGAGTTCGGTCATCGGACGATCTCCTCACCGGCGTGCTGATCGATCTCTGCGGTCACGAGCGCGGCGATGCACCGCACGTTGCGGAAGTTCCGGCTGTTGACCTCGGCCGGCGAGACGTGCACGCCGTACCTCTCCCGGGCCCAGGTCAGCAGCAGGGCCGTGCGGAGGGAGTCGATGATTCCCCATTCGAGCAGCGGGGTCGTCACGGTCAGTTCGTTGTTCTCGTCGCCCCAGAGGAACTCCTCCCGGATGTAGTGCAGCAGTTCCTTCTCGACGTCCTCGGTGGTCATCGCCCTCTTCCTTCCTTGTCTGCCGTCGCCTTGTCGCGTGTGGACGCTGAGGTGTCGCGCCGGGCACGCGACTCGGTGTGTGCGCGTCGCATCGCGGCCCGGTCGGCCTTGCCGTTCGCGGTGCGGGGCAGGTCGGGCACCAGGTGCACGTGATCGACGACCGCGTACGACGGCACCGTGGCGGCCAGGTGGGCACGCAGGGCGAGCGTGCCGGGCCTGGCGTCCGGCTTCGGCACCACGAACGCCACGAGGTGGGCGTCGAGTCCCTCTCCCACCGACACCACGGCCACGTCGTCCACCTCGGGATGGCTGCCGAGCGCCGCCTCCACCTCGCCGAGTTCGATGCGGTGTCCCCGGACCTTGACCGTGTGGTCGCGCCTGCCGACGTAGTCGAAGCCGCCGTCCGGGCGCACGCGGACGATGTCCCCGGTGTGGTACGGCCCCTGTTGCGGGGGATGCCCCCAGTACCCGCGCATCACCGTGGGTCCGGCCACGAGGAGTTCGCCCTCCTGACCCGGACCGGCCACCGACGAGTCGGGCAGGGCCGCCCACACGGTGTCGCCCGAACACGCGCGTCCGATCGGCACCGGCCGGTCACGTTCCAGGTCGGTCGCCGTCACCTCGTGGAACGTGCACACGTTGGTCTCGGTGGGCCCGTACAGGTTGAGCAGCCGGGCGCCGGTCCATTCCCGCAGGGCACGCACGCCGTCGACGGGAAACGGCTCGCCCGCGAAACACACCGCCCGCAACGCCGGGGGAGCGGGCCGGGTGAGCAGGCCGCCGTCGCGCATCATGAGGAGCAGGGCCGACGGGACGGAGTACCAGACGGTGAGCGTGCCGCCGCAGAGCAGGTCGACCAGCCGATGGGGCGCGTAGGCCCACTCCCGGGGGATCAGGTGCACGGAGGCTCCCACCGCGAACGCGCCGTAGAGGTCGAGCACCGACAGGTCGAACGCGAACGGGGCGTGGTTGGCGAGCCGGTCGCCGGGGCCCAGCCCGAGTTCGGCCACGGCCCAGTCCACGAACGCCGCCGCGTTGCGGTGGCTGAGACAGACGCCTTTGGGCGTGCCGGTGGAACCGGACGTGTAGAGCACGTAGGCCGGATCGTCGGGTGCGACGGCGGCATCCACGCGGGGCGCTACCGCGGCTTCTCGCTCCTCCCCGCCGTCGAGGTCGAGTACCGCGGTCGTGGGGGCCAGCACCTCGTCCGCCGTGGGGCGACGGCCGGCGTCGGTGCACACGGCGGCGGCGCCACAGTCACCGGCCACCACCGCCACCCGGCCCACGGGCGCGGTGCCGTCCAGGGGCACGTACACGGCACCGAGACGCAGCACCCCCTGCATCGCGGCGACGACGGCGGGGGACTTGTCGGCCCACAGGACGACCCGGTCACCCCTGCTCACTCCGGCCGCGGCCAGCCTGGCCGCGAACTCCTCGGCCGCCCGGTCGAGTTCCCGGTAGGTGAGCGTGTCATCGCCGAACACGATCGCGGGACGGTCGGGATACCGTCGCGCGCTGTCGATGACGAGTTCGTGCAGGCTCACAGTCCCATACCCCTTGCGATGATGCCGCGGTGTATCTCGTTGGTTCCGGAGAAGACGGTGCTGGGCAGGCTGTCGCGCAGAGCGGCCTCAACACCGTGTTCGGCCAGGTAGCCGGTGGCGCCGAAAAGCTGGACGGCGGTGAGGCTGTTCGCGATCGCGGCCTCCGACACGGCCACCTTGGCCAGTGAGGACGCCGTCGTGTGGTCCCGGCCCGCGTCCAGCGACCAGCACGCCCGGTAGAGCAGCAGCCGGGCGCTCTCCAGTCGCCGCCGCATGTCCGCGACGGCGTGGGACACCGCCTGGTTGTCGCCGATCCGTCTGCCGAACTGCCGCCGCGTGCGGGCGTGCCGCACACAGCGGCGGAGCTGGCGTTCCATCAGTCCCAGGTAGACCGCGAACAGGCAACTGCGTTCCCAGCCCATCGAGTGCTGGAAGATCATGGAACCCTGGCCCGGCTCACCGAGAAGGAACCGGGAGGGCACGGCGCAGTCGTCGAGCGTGACCCGGCCCGCGGGACACCCGTGCAGGCCCGCCTTGGCCAGGCGGAGGCCCACCGACAGGCCCGGGGTGTTCCTCGGCACGACGAACCCGCTGGTACCGAGGAAGCCCGCCGCGGGATCGGTGACGGCGTAGACGACGAGGACGTCGGCGAGCGGC encodes:
- a CDS encoding amino acid adenylation domain-containing protein produces the protein MSLHELVIDSARRYPDRPAIVFGDDTLTYRELDRAAEEFAARLAAAGVSRGDRVVLWADKSPAVVAAMQGVLRLGAVYVPLDGTAPVGRVAVVAGDCGAAAVCTDAGRRPTADEVLAPTTAVLDLDGGEEREAAVAPRVDAAVAPDDPAYVLYTSGSTGTPKGVCLSHRNAAAFVDWAVAELGLGPGDRLANHAPFAFDLSVLDLYGAFAVGASVHLIPREWAYAPHRLVDLLCGGTLTVWYSVPSALLLMMRDGGLLTRPAPPALRAVCFAGEPFPVDGVRALREWTGARLLNLYGPTETNVCTFHEVTATDLERDRPVPIGRACSGDTVWAALPDSSVAGPGQEGELLVAGPTVMRGYWGHPPQQGPYHTGDIVRVRPDGGFDYVGRRDHTVKVRGHRIELGEVEAALGSHPEVDDVAVVSVGEGLDAHLVAFVVPKPDARPGTLALRAHLAATVPSYAVVDHVHLVPDLPRTANGKADRAAMRRAHTESRARRDTSASTRDKATADKEGRGR
- a CDS encoding acyl-CoA dehydrogenase family protein; the protein is MDFDLTPEQHRRLEEIETAVRERLGSETPSTPDDHFTRERWRIAADIGLTGLCLPERHGGGGLGALDTALALERFGKACPDTGLVFGVAAHLLACGVAVRDFASPEVADTLLPGLCDGELIAANAITEDEAGSDVGALSTKAVADGDTYRLTGAKSFSSNAPLADVLVVYAVTDPAAGFLGTSGFVVPRNTPGLSVGLRLAKAGLHGCPAGRVTLDDCAVPSRFLLGEPGQGSMIFQHSMGWERSCLFAVYLGLMERQLRRCVRHARTRRQFGRRIGDNQAVSHAVADMRRRLESARLLLYRACWSLDAGRDHTTASSLAKVAVSEAAIANSLTAVQLFGATGYLAEHGVEAALRDSLPSTVFSGTNEIHRGIIARGMGL
- a CDS encoding phosphopantetheine-binding protein, whose product is MTTEDVEKELLHYIREEFLWGDENNELTVTTPLLEWGIIDSLRTALLLTWARERYGVHVSPAEVNSRNFRNVRCIAALVTAEIDQHAGEEIVR